The nucleotide window ACCGGCGCGCAGGAACCGGCTGAGCAGCACCAAGCCGATGACGCCGCCCGAGTCGGCCACCGCGCGGGCCATCTCGTCGGTGAGGTGACGGTTGCCCGGCACGAGCGAGCGGCTGTTGGCGTGGGTGGCGATCAGGGCGGGCGGCGCCTCCATGACCCCCGCGAAGGCCGCATCGTCGAGATGCGAGAGGTCGAGCGTCACGCCCAGCTCACGCATCGCCGTGACGAGCTCGCGCCCGGCCCCGGTCAGCGGCCCCGGCGCGTCGGTGCCTCCCGCGTAGCGCGTCGCGCCCCACGCTGGCCCGATCACCCGGACCCCGGCCTCCACCCAGAATGGCAGGTCGGCCGCGTCTCTGACCGGGTCGGCGCCCTCCATCAGCAGCACGAGCCCCAGCGGCCCGTCCGGCGTAGCAAGCACCTCCCGCGCCTCGTTTGCGCGGGTCAGGAGCCGCACGTGACCCGCGTCCTCCCAGCGGTGGTACTGCTCGAGCTGCGCCAGCGCCTGCTTCCGCGCGCCCGCGTGGTCACGGTACCCTCCGGTCTCCCCAGGACCGGCCGGCATGGCGAACAGCGTCGCGAAGGCGGCGCGCACGCCTGCGGCGCGCAGTTCGGGAAAGCTGACGGTGGCGAGCTGCCCGGTCACGGGATCGGCCGCGCGCAGTTCGGGCAGGGGAAGGGTCAGGTCGCGCCCGAGTGAGGCGTTGTACGCGAGGTCGAGGTGGGCGTCGAAGATGGGGGAGGCGAACGGGTCGGCGGGCTGGTCACTCCCCCGGCTCATACGGCCGCCAGCGGCAGCACCGCGTGCAGGTCGCTCAACGCGCCGGGTGTCCGGCCCTGCAGGTCGATCAGCTCGGCCCTCATGCCGACCGCCCGCGCGCCCTCGACGTTCTCCGCCTTGTCGTCGATGAACAGCACCTCGCCGGGCGCGACGTCCAGAGCGTCGGCTGCCAACAGGAAGGCCTGGGCCTCAGGTTTGTGGACCCCCAGCGTGCAGGTCGCCAGCGCCACGTCCACGAGGTCGTCCAGCCCCACGGCGCTCAGCGTGCGCCCGATGCTCGGCAGGGTGTTGCTCAGCACCCCGATCTTCAGTCCACGCCCGCGCAGCTCGGCCAGGACGTCCCGCGCGCCGTCCACCGGCTTCATGTAGCGCTCGTAGGGAAAGGCCGCCATCAGGTCCGTAGCGGCTGAGGCAGGCAGACCCAGGCGTCCGACGAGTTCCTGTCCGTAGTCGTCCCAGAACCGGGTCTCGTCCTCGGTGCTGCGCAGATGCCACCAGCCGAACGCCCGTTCCTCCCACTGCGTACGTAGGGCCTGGCCCACTGTTGCCGGGTCGAGACCGAAGCGACCCCCCGCCCACATTGCCGCCTCGCGGTACACCGATGGGTCGGTCCAGGTCAGGGTATCGTCGCGGTCGAACAGCACAGCGCGCAGGGGGGATGGCGTTTCAGGCATGGAGTGCAGTCTAGCTAGAGCGAGCGAGAAGAGGGAAATAAGGAAGCCAAAAATTCACAATCTAGATTAATCGTGAATCTATTCACTTGATGCTATTTTTAGTTCTTTCTTGAGGCCATCAACTCCCGAGAACCCCCCGACACTATGCTGCGGCGCGTGCGGTCTGAGGAATTCCGATATGGCGGGGCCACCCTGCGCTACGAAGTCTCCGGCAGGGGAGAGCCGGTGGTCCTGGTTCACGGTCTGAGCGGCTCGGCGCAGTGGTGGCGGCGCAACGTGCCTGCCCTGGCGGCCGAGTACCGGGTCTACGCCCTGGACCTGGCAGGGTACGGCCACGCCCGCAGGCAGCGCACGCTCGGCGTACAGGAAAATGCCGAGCTCATCGCGCGCTGGATGGAAGCGCTCGATCTGCGCGGCGCGGCCCTGATCGGCCACAGCATGGGCGGCCAGATCGCCGTGCGGGTCGCCGCTCTCAACAGCGGCCGGGTGGACGCCCTGGTGCTGGCCTGCGCCAGTGGTCTCCTGGCGGGCAACCCCGTCAGGGTGGCGCTGCAACTCCCGCGCGCCACCCTGACGGGCCGGCCCACCTTCCTGCCGCGTATTCTGGCGGACTCGGTGCGGGCCGGGCTGCCCAACCTGTGGCGCAGTGCCGTGAGCCTGCTCGGAGACAGCGTGGCCGACCTTCTCCCCGCCCTCGACATCCGCACGCTGGTGATCTGGGGCCGGCGCGACGCCCTGGTGCCGGTGGCCCTCGGGCGCCAGCTCGCGGCCGCCATTCCGGGCGCCGAGTACCGCGAGATCGCCCGCGCCGGACACGTGGTCATGGTGGACGCGCCGCGCGAATTCAACGCGGCGGTGCTGGACTTCCTGCGGCGCCCCGGGGCCGGCGTGGCCCCGGAGAACCGCTCGTGAGCGGGCAGGCTCCTGCCCCTGCTGGACAGGCCTACTACACCGTAGTCCGGGGCCTGCGGACCCACGCCTGGGTGCGCGGCGACGGGCCACCCCTGGTCATCGTGCCGGGACTGGGCTGCGCCTCCTGGATGTATGCCCGGCTGGCCCGCGAGCTGTCGCGGACGCGGCGCGTGTACGTGTACGACCCGCCCGGCCACGGCGACAGCGAGGGGACGCCCGACTATCCCCGGTCCATCTGCGACCTCACCGACCACCTCGCCGCGTGGCTGGAGGCGAGCGGGCTGCGCTGCGCGCCGCTGCTGGGGCATTCGCTCGGCGGCGAGGTGATCTTCGACCTCGCGGCGCGCTACCCGCACTGCACCACGGCTCTCATCGCGGCCGCGCCCACCGGCATTCCCGAGAACCCCAACGTCCCAGCCCAGCTGTTTCGGCTTGCCCGCGACCTCCCCCGCGAACGTCTAGGGCTGCTCGGGCCCGGCCTGCGGGCCTACGGCCGGGCCGGTCTGGTCCGGATGTTGCGGCTGGCGGCCGACCAGCGACGGCACAACACCGGGCCGCTGCTGGCGCGCGTCCGGGTGCCCACCCTGCTCCTCGACGGGGACCGCGACCCCGTCATCCGGGCATGGACCGTCCGCGAGATCCGGCGCGAGATCCCCGAGGCGGTCGTCCGGGTCGTGCCGGGCGGCACCCACGCCGTTACCGACACCTTCCCGCTGACCATCGCGGCCTCGGCCTTGGAATTTCTGGACTGGGTCGAAGGGCCGGACACATCGCCTATAGGAGATTTTGAGCAACTAGATTGCGAAAATGAGTGAAACTCGTGGTTATATAGCAATAAAGTTGCCAAAAAAGACTAGGGTGATAGACTCGCCTCATGTTCGAGGACACTCACGACCACCATGTGCTGCTCACGCCCGGCCCGACCCCGATCCACCCCCGGGCCATGCGGGCCCTGATGCGCGGCATGCTGGGGCACATGGATCCGGAGGTCTTCGCGCTCAACCGCGAGATCCAGCAGGATCTACGCGTGATGTACGGCACTGAGCCCGAGGCCTTCACGGCGCTGCTGGCCGGGACCGGCAGCCTGGGCATGGAGGCGGGCTTCGCCAACCTCGTCGAGGCGGGGGACGAGGTTCTCGTGTGCGCCAACGGCTCATTCGGGCGCCGCATGGCCGAGATGGCCGCACGCTACGGCGCCCACGTGCGCCTGGTCACGGCGCCGCTGGGCGAGGCGATCGACCCGGCCGACGTGGCCGCCCACCTGGACGGCGTCAAGATGGTCGCGGTCGTGCACGGCGAGACGAGTACCGGCGTCTTGAACCCCGTGCCCGAAATCGCCGCACTCGTGCGCGGCAGCGGCGCCCTGCTCACGGTGGACGCCGTCACGACCGCCGGCATGGAGCCCTTTCACATGCAGGACTGGGGGGTGGACTACGCCTACACCGGCGCCCAGAAGTGTCTCTCGGCCCCCCCCGGCCTGGCGCCCATCGCGGTGAGCGCGCGCGCCTTCGCCCGCTTCGCCGCCCGGCGCACGCCCACGCCGCTGTGGTACTGCGACCTCGAAGGCCTGCGCGACTACTGGGTCGACCACACCTACCACCACACCGTGCCGGTCAACCTGCACTACGCCCTGCACGCCGCGCTGCGGGCCGCGCTGGACGAGGGCCTGGAGCGCCGCCAGCGCCGCGTCCGCCTGATGGGGCAGGTCATCGAGCGCACCCTGGCACCGCTGGGCTTCTCGCCCTACGTGCGCCGCCCCGAGGACCGGCTGCCCACCGTACTGGCCCTGCGGCTGCCCGAGGGCTTCGACGACGCGGGCGTGCGCAAGGCCCTGCGCGCCCGCGAGATCAGCGTGACCGGTGGCCTCGGCCCCACGGCCGGCGTCATCTGGCGCCTGGGTCTGATGGGCGAGTCGGCCCGCCCTGCGCCCTACCGCGCCCTGATGGTGGCGCTTGAGGACCTGCTCGGCGAGCCGGGCCTGGTGCGCCGCTACGAAGAAGCTCTCGAGGCCCTGATGTCTGAGGAGCTGCGGCCGGCCCTGGCGTGACCGCCCCAGCAGGGCCGGCGGCGAAGGGTCATCCCACGCCGCCGCCCTGCTGTGCCTGTTATTCCATCTTGCCGCTGCGGATCACGTCGGCGATGACCGGGGGCAGGTTCCAGGCCATGATGTCGAAGGCGCTCGACGAGTAGTCGTAGGGCACCTTGTGCAGCGAGACCTTGGGCCGTCTGCCTTGGCAATCCACGATGGCCACGTCGGCACCGGGTTCGTGGTTCAGGCTCAGGCCGACGCTGCCGGGATCGACGAAGATCGTGTCTCCCACCGTCCGGGTGAAAGGAACGTGGGTTCCGCCCACCACGAGGACGCGCGCGCCCATGCTGTCGGCGAGTTCCTCGAGTTCGGCCTCGGGGGCCATCAGGTCCACCCGGCCTTCGGGGTCATGGGGGCTGCCGTGGAAGTAGCGCACGCGCCCCACCGGGGTCATCAGGCGCCCACCGGTGGGTAGGCGGCGCAGGTACTCGAGCTGCTCGGGCAGAAGCGTGCCCTGGGTCCACTGGAGCACCTGATCGGCAATGCCCTTGCGCCCGGCGCGCTCACCGAAACTCAGCGCCACCCGCAGGTCGCTGCTGCCCAGGCCGACCTTCCAGTCCTCACGGCGAACGAAGTCGATGACCGGCCCTGGAGACGCGCCGTAGCCCACCAGATCTCCGACCACCACGACCTGACTCACGATCTGCTCGGCGAGAAAGCGCCGAACCGAGGTCAGGGCATGGATGTTGCCGTGTAAGTCACTGATGAAGGCGATCCTCAAAGTGCCCTCATGGTATGCCAAAGCGGACGCCGACGCATCCCACCTGCGCGGGGGCAGTGGGGGAGGCCCGCTATGATCGCGGACGTGCCCCGCGTTTCTCCCGCCCTGCTCGCCGCCCTGTGCGGCGTCCTGCTGGCCCTGACCCTGCCGCCGCTGCCCACCGGTGTCCTCGCCCCGCTGCCCCTGGCGGCCCTGCTGTGGCTGGTGGCGAGCGCGCCCACGGCCCGCGCAGGCGCGGCGCGGATGCTGGCCGGCGTGACCGCCCTGAGTGCCGTCCACCTGTGGTGGCTGGTGCCGTTTCTGGTGCGCATCTTCGAATTGCCGCCGCTGGGCGCATTGGCCGGGTTACTCTACGTGCTGGAGGGCGGATTCTTTGCGGTGATGGCCTACCTCGCCTACCGCGTTACGCCCACTCCGGCCGGGCGGGTCTGGGCACTGGCCGGGGGCTGGGTGCTGCTCGAATGGCTGCGGACTCTGGGGCCGCTGGCTTTTCCCTGGCCTACCCTAGGGTCGGTTCTGCTGTCCACGCCGCTCATCCAGGTGGCGGACCTGGGCGGCGTCCTGCTGTGCAGCCTGGTGATCACGGGGGCGGCAGCGGCGCTCGTCCAGGCGGCTCAGGGCCGGCGTGTGCCGTTGCTGGTCATGGCTGTGGTGTGGCTCGCCGCACTGGGCTACGGCCTGACGCGTACCCCCGGCGAGGGCCCGACCCAGCCCATGCTCGTCATGCGCTCGGACTTCGACGCCTTTGGGCGGGCGGCCGGTAGCCTGGGCCCGGAACAACAGTTTGCGCCACTCCTTCAGGCCACCACAGCCGCCCGGCAGCCCGGCGAGGTGGTCGTGTGGAGCGAGACGGCGACCTCGGCGTTTCCCGGTCAGCCGCAGATTCCGGCTTTTCCGGGGCCGGGGATCACGGGGCTCGGCACCAGGGCGTCGGGCGACGAGCCGGCACGCAACTCAGTGGTCAGTGTGGACGCGGCCGGTATGATCCTGAGCCGCAGCGAGAAGGCCCGCCTGGTGCCGTTCGGGGAGTATTTCCCCCTGTATTCGGGCCCGCTGCGTCCGGTCTACTCCGCGATCGAAAACACCCTGGGATTTCGGCTGCCGGCCATCCCGCCTGCACAGAGCATTCGCCCGCTGTCTCTTCACGGCATTCTCTACGGCACCTATGTCTGCTACGACAGTGTGTTTTCCTGGGTGGCGCGCGACCTCGTGCGGCAGGGCGCCCAGGTGCTCGTCAACCCCAGCAACGACGGCTGGTACAGCGGCTGGGGCGTAGCCCAGCACTTCTGGATGGGCCGCGTGCGCGCCATCGAGACGCGGCGGTGGCTCGTCCGCAGCGTGAACGACGGCGTGGCCGGTGCGGTAGATGATCTGGGCCGGCCCGTGGAGACCGTCTCGGCAGGGGAGGGCCTCCAGACCCTGCACGTGCGGCCCCGGCTGCTGAGTGGGCAGACCCTCTTCGTACAGTTCGGGCATGTTCCAGCGCTGCTCATCGCGGTGTTGCTGGTCGGGCTGGGGTGGAAGATAGGGCGACGCGCCGGGAGCCCAGTCACCTGAAGTGTTCCACCACGTCGTTGAGGTCGTCCTCCGGGAGCTCGACATAGCGCCGGGTGGTGTCCACCTGCTCATGGCCCAGGAACCCGGCCACACGGGTAAAGTCCTTCGTCGCGGCGTAGAGCTGGGTTCCGGCGTACTTGCGCCCGGCATGGAAGCCCCGGAACTCGTGTTCCATGCCGGCCCGCAGCGCCACCTTCTGAAGCCGTTCGTAGGCGCTGGAGTAGGCGCGGAAGGTCAGGACGGGGGTCTGGAGCAGGGCTGGAGTCAGGGCACGCCATGTCTCCAGCGCTTCCCGGAGCCGGGCACTGAGCGGCACCCAGCGGGCCTTGTCGCCCTTGCCGTGCGCCACCAGCAACCGCCTGCGCCCCAGGTCGAGCTCGGCCCAGGTCAGTGCCAGGGCCTCGGCGATCCGTAGACCTCCATGGGCCAGAAGCAGGAGCAGCACCTGTTCCTGAGGGTCGGCCTGGGCGAGCATGGCAGTCACGAAATCCTGGCGGTAGGGCGGATTCTTGACGATGCCTCTGGTCCGGTCCTTGGGCCGTTTCACGTCCGTGAAGGGGTCGGCGTCGGTCGCGCCTGCCCATCGCAGCGCCCGGTACAGGGCCGAGGCCGCCGCGACGCGTGCCATGACCGTCGCCGGCTTGAGCCCCGACGCGCTGAGTGAGGCCACGTACACCCCCGGTTCGCGGTGGCCGGGGTGCAGCAGATTCCAGGCGTGGGCCGAGGCGTGCTCCAGCAAGACTTCAGTGCCCTTGCGATAGGCGCGCAGGGTGTGAGGGCTGGTCCGTACCCCGGCGCTGGTGTCGGCGGTCAGGTAGGCCTGCGTGAGTGCCCAGAGTTCAGTGGCATTCCTGTCCCGGGCCGCCGTGACCGCCCGGACCCGCAGCGCCGTGTCGCTCAGTCCCGTCCAACCCCGGGCCTCGCTCAGCCGGTCGCCGGTGTAGAGGGCCAGGGCTGATGTGGAAACGGTCTCGGACATGGCCGATGATAACATGCCTTATCAACGCCCCAGTAATTCTTCGCTCAGGTTTCGAGTTCTTTCGCCTTGACCGGCGTCAGCATCCGCAGCGCGCCGGGCAGGATGCGGGCGGTGAACGGCGTGGTCTCCACGTGCAGTTCGCCGTCGTACTGCAGTGGGAACGGCTCGGTCGCGTCCACCTGCACCTCCCGGGCTTCGAGGGTTTCGAGGTTGCTACTGAACAGCGGGTCCCCCAGGTTCAGCTTGGCGCGCACCGAGTCGAGCAGATTGGGCAGCAGGCGCAGGATGTTGCCCGCCTGCATGAGGATGACCGTGAAGCGGCCGTCGCTGGGGCTGATGTCGCTGGTGATCGGCAGACGGTAATTCGCCATGCCCAGGTTGGCGACCATCACCCCGATGCCCTCGAAACTGCGTTCCTGCCCGTCGATCTTGAGATTGAAGGTAGTCTTCTTAGGGTTGATCTGCCGCATGGCGCTGATGGCGTAGGCCAGCGCCCCGAAGCGTTCCTTGAGGTCTTCGCTGTCCCGGATCATGGCGGCGTCGGCACCCGCGCCGGCCAGCATGCAGAAGCCGCTCTTCTCGCCCTTGACCTCGACCTCACCCATGTCCAGTCGCAGGGCATGTCCGGCTAGGACTACCCCGACCAGGCCTTCGGGGTCCTTGGGCAGGTCGAGGTTCTGGGCGATCAGGTTGGCGGTGCCGGCTGGGTAGGCCAGCAGAGGCACGTTGCGGTACCGCGCAGCGTAGGCGAGGCTGCTCACGGTGCCGTCGCCGCCCGCCCCGACCAGGGTCTGGAAACTTTCCAGGTCCTCGACGTAGGAGGTCATCGGCACGTCTTTTTCCAGTTCACGCTCGACGACCTCCAGACCGGCGGCGCGCAGACCGTCCACAAAGGCAGGCAGGCCGCTGTCGCCCTGGCCGCTCTTGGGGTTGAAGACCACCAGAACCCGGCGCAGACCGGCAGACCGTTCAGGGGTGGAGGCGGGCGTGGGGTTCTGCACATCGGGGGGGGGAGTTTGACCCTGCATTTGAGCCGACATTACACTGCCCGCACGGAGGCTCAGCCATGCAACGGATCTTTCTCGCTTCTTTACTGTTCGCCGGGGCGCTCGCGTCCTGTGCGCCGCGCACCGGCAGCGTCGCCGGAGTCACGGCCGCGCCCATGCTCGTCAAGGTCTCCGAGGCGGCCACCCGCGGCGGGACCCTCACCATTCAGGGCCGCTACCTCGGCGGCCCCACGACCGGCCGTGTCCTGCTGGGCGTCACCGAGGACGGCCACGGCGGCTACGCGGTGCCGGCCTCGGCGGTGCAGTCCTGGACCGACAGCCAGATCGTGCTGACCATTCCCGACAATGCCCCCATCGGCGGCTCGTGGCTGTTCGTGGAAGTCGGTGGCAAGAGGTCGGCCAACGGCCTGCCCTACAGCGTCCGGCAATAGGCCAAGCGGCCCATACAGACGCCCTCTCCCCTGCGCCGCTTGCCCTATCTGCCCGCCCGCAGCGCGCCTGACACGCGCCGGGCGGGTAAACTCTTGAGGTTATGGCGATTCAACGCCCCAAGGGCACCCAGGACCTGCTGCCGGAGGGCAGTCCCAAACTCAGTCTAGATACCCAGGCCTCAGCCTTCACCCATGTGCAGGACATGGCCCGGCGCGTGCTGGAGCGGGCAGGCGCGCAGTTCATCGCCACGCCCATCTTCGAGGACGCCGAACTCGTCAAGCGCGGTGTGGGGGGCAGCACCGACATCGTCCGCAAGGAGATGTTCACCGTCACCTACTTCGGGGACCACGGCGGGTTCATCCTGCGCCCCGAAGGTACGGCGGGCATCGTGCGCGCCTATCTCCAGGCGGGACTCAAGCAGTTGCCCGCGCCCCTGAAGCTCTGGACCCACGGCCCGATGTTCCGCGCCGAGAACGTGCAGAAGGGAAGGTTGCGCCAGTTCCACCAGGTGGACTACGAGGTGCTCGGCTCGGCTGACGCCCTGGTGGACGCCGAGGCCATCGCCCTGATGACCGAGGTCGTGCGCGAACTGGGATTGACCGGTGTGCGGGTCAAGCTCGGCAGCATCGGCGACCCCGAGGACCGCGAGGCCTACAACACCTACCTGCGCGAACTGTTCACGCCGCACGTCGAGCGGCTCTCAGACGACAGCAAGGACCGACTTGAGCGCAATCCCATGCGGATTCTAGATTCCAAGAGTGCCCAGGATCAGGACCTCATCCGTGAACTGGACGTGCGGCCCATGCTCGACTCGCTGGGCGAGGAAGCCGCCGCGCACTTTACTCAGGTGCGGGCCTACCTCGACGACTGGGGCGTGACCTACGACGTGGACCCGGGCATCGTGCGCGGGCTCGACTACTACCGCCGTACCGCCTGGGAGCTGCACCATGAAGGCGTCGGTGCGAAGTCGGCTCTGGGCGGCGGTGGGCGTTACGACGGTCTGGCCGAACAACTCGGCGGGCCGATGGTCCCGGGGATCGGCTGGGCGTTCGGGATCGAGCGGCTGCTGCTCGCGCTCGCGGCCGAGGGGGTGGCCCTGCCGGCCGCCGCCGGCCCGCTGCTGTACCTCGCCGCGATGGACGAGGCCCAGGTGGCGTTCGCCGCCCGAGTGGCGATAGGCGCGCGCGCCGCCGCGCGGGTCGAGTTCGCCTACCGTCCCCAGAAACCCGGCAACGCCTTCCGGGACGCCGAACGCCGCCGCGCCCGCTACGCCGCCGTGATCGGCAGCGACGAGGCCGAGCGGGGCGTCCTGAAACTCAAACACCTCGGCACGGGCGCCGTGCGGGACGTGGCGCTCGCCGATCTCAACACTTTTCTGGAACAGGAGAACGCATGAAACGCACCGCCCTCATCGGCCAGCTCGGCGAACAGCACCTCGGTCAGACCGTCACCCTGCAGGGCTGGGTGAACCGCCGCCGCGACCTCGGGGGATTGATCTTCGTCGAGCTGCGTGACCGCTCCGGCGTGGTGCAGGTGCAGGTCGAGCCGGACTCGGCCGCCTTCGCCGAGGCCGATCAGCTGCGGGCCGAGTACGTCGCGGAGGTCGAGGGCCACTTCCAGCCGCGCCCCGAGAGCCAGCGCAAGGGTGGACTGGCCGACTACGAGGTCATCGCCACGCGGGTCAAGGTGCTCAACGCGGCCAGGACTCCGGCGTTCGAACTCGATAAGGGCGACGCTGTGGCCGAGGATATCCGCCTCAAGTACCGCTACCTTGACCTGCGCCGTCCCGAGATGCAGCGCGCGCTGATGCTGCGCAGCAAGGCGGTCGCGGCCGTGACCTCGTTTCTCCACGCCGAGGGCTTCATTCAGGTCGAGACGCCGATGCTCACGCGCAGCACCCCCGAAGGCGCACGCGACTTCCTGGTGCCCAGCCGCCTGAGCGCGGGCGAGTTCTACGCGCTGCCGCAGTCGCCGCAGCTGTTCAAGCAGCTCCTGATGATCGCGGGCTTCGACCGCTACTACCAGCTCGCGCGCTGCTTCCGCGACGAGGACCTGCGCGCCGATCGCCAGCCCGACTTCACGCAGCTCGACATGGAGATGAGCTTCGTCGAACAGGACGACGTGCTGGAGATTCAGGAACGCCTGATGGCCCACGTGTTCCGCGAGGTGCTGAATGTGGAACTGCCTCTCCCCTTCCCACGTCTGAGTTACAAAGGCGCGGTGGACCGTTACGGCTCGGACAAGCCGGACCTGCGCTTCGGGCTGGAGTTCGTGGAGGCGACGGACCTGTTCACGGGCGGCGGCTTCAAGGCTTTCGCCTCGGCGGCGAGCGTCAAGGCCATCGTCGCTCCCGAGCTGACCCGGAAGCAGATCGACGAACTCGAGCGCGTCGCCAAGCAAAACGGCGCGGGTGGGCTGGCGTGGCTGCGCCGCGAGGGCGAGGGCTTCACAGGCGGCATCAGCAAGTTCGTGGGCGAGTTGAGCGCCGAGCTCATCGCCCGGACCAGCGTCCCCGAGGGCGGCACGCTGCTGTTCGCGGCGGGCGAGTGGAAGAAGGCCACCGCGGCCCTGGGCGCCGTGCGGCTCGCGCTGCGGGACCTGTTTAACCTCGCGGCGGCCGGCTCGGCCTTCCACGTCTCCTGGGTCGTGGACTTTCCGCAGCTCGACTATGACGAGGAGTCGGCGAGCTGGACCTACATGCACCACCCCTTCACCGCGCCGCACCCGGACGACGTGGCCCTGTTCGGCACCGCGCGCCAGGGCGAGATCCGCGCGCAGGCTTACGACCTCGTGCTCAACGGCTTCGAGGTCGGCGGCGGCAGCGTCCGTATCCATGACCCCGAGGTGCAGGCACAGATGTTCTCGGCCATCGGCATGAGTGACGAGGACGCCCGCGAGAAGTTCGGGTTTTTCCTCGATGCCCTGGCTTCGGGTACACCCCCGCATGGCGGCATTGCCTGGGGCTTTGACCGCCTGATCATGGTGATGGCCGGGGCCGCGAGCATCCGCGAGGTCATCGCGTTCCCCAAGAATAACCGTGGTGCCGACCTCATGGCGGGGGCGCCCTCGGTAGTAGACGCACCGCAGCTTGCGCAGGTCGGGGTGGCAGTACTGGCTGGGGACTGAGGAGAGTGAGGCCTATGGGCCTCTTCTTTTTTACTCGTGAATATATTCACGAGTAAACCAGTTCGTGAGTTTTTGGTCTATTTAGCTCTATCATCCCGACTCGGCCTTTAGTTCGTGCTGTTCAATCCGGTGCGTTGGACGCAGGAGTTCTATGCTAAGCACGTGCATTTCGACGACCTGCCTGTACTACCCACCACCCCCGGCGTGTATATCTTCCGCAGGGGTGGAGTGCCGATCTATATCGGCAAGGCGAACAACATCCGCTCGCGGGTCGGGCAGCACTTCAAAGCGGGG belongs to Deinococcus sp. Leaf326 and includes:
- the aspS gene encoding aspartate--tRNA ligase; the encoded protein is MKRTALIGQLGEQHLGQTVTLQGWVNRRRDLGGLIFVELRDRSGVVQVQVEPDSAAFAEADQLRAEYVAEVEGHFQPRPESQRKGGLADYEVIATRVKVLNAARTPAFELDKGDAVAEDIRLKYRYLDLRRPEMQRALMLRSKAVAAVTSFLHAEGFIQVETPMLTRSTPEGARDFLVPSRLSAGEFYALPQSPQLFKQLLMIAGFDRYYQLARCFRDEDLRADRQPDFTQLDMEMSFVEQDDVLEIQERLMAHVFREVLNVELPLPFPRLSYKGAVDRYGSDKPDLRFGLEFVEATDLFTGGGFKAFASAASVKAIVAPELTRKQIDELERVAKQNGAGGLAWLRREGEGFTGGISKFVGELSAELIARTSVPEGGTLLFAAGEWKKATAALGAVRLALRDLFNLAAAGSAFHVSWVVDFPQLDYDEESASWTYMHHPFTAPHPDDVALFGTARQGEIRAQAYDLVLNGFEVGGGSVRIHDPEVQAQMFSAIGMSDEDAREKFGFFLDALASGTPPHGGIAWGFDRLIMVMAGAASIREVIAFPKNNRGADLMAGAPSVVDAPQLAQVGVAVLAGD
- a CDS encoding IPT/TIG domain-containing protein, with product MQRIFLASLLFAGALASCAPRTGSVAGVTAAPMLVKVSEAATRGGTLTIQGRYLGGPTTGRVLLGVTEDGHGGYAVPASAVQSWTDSQIVLTIPDNAPIGGSWLFVEVGGKRSANGLPYSVRQ
- the hisS gene encoding histidine--tRNA ligase; the protein is MAIQRPKGTQDLLPEGSPKLSLDTQASAFTHVQDMARRVLERAGAQFIATPIFEDAELVKRGVGGSTDIVRKEMFTVTYFGDHGGFILRPEGTAGIVRAYLQAGLKQLPAPLKLWTHGPMFRAENVQKGRLRQFHQVDYEVLGSADALVDAEAIALMTEVVRELGLTGVRVKLGSIGDPEDREAYNTYLRELFTPHVERLSDDSKDRLERNPMRILDSKSAQDQDLIRELDVRPMLDSLGEEAAAHFTQVRAYLDDWGVTYDVDPGIVRGLDYYRRTAWELHHEGVGAKSALGGGGRYDGLAEQLGGPMVPGIGWAFGIERLLLALAAEGVALPAAAGPLLYLAAMDEAQVAFAARVAIGARAAARVEFAYRPQKPGNAFRDAERRRARYAAVIGSDEAERGVLKLKHLGTGAVRDVALADLNTFLEQENA